The genomic interval CGAGCCGTTCTTCGGCAGCTTCAACGACATCGGCCTCTACGACACGATGGAGGGGAACGACTGGATCGACCAGGTTTTCGGCCGCACGGGCGAGCAGTTCAGCCACAACCTTTCGGTTTCGGGCGGCGGCGACAAGTTCAAGTGGACGGCGAGCTACGCGCGCCTCTACGACAAGGCGATCATGACCGGGTCGAACTACAGCCGCGACAACCTCAACCTGAAGGCCAACTACAAACCGACCAAGCGCGTGACGTTCGACTTCTCGATCCGCTATGCCAATACGGACGTGGCGGGTGCCGGGGCCAACTCGCTCAACGACATGGGCACCTCGACGTCGGGACGTCTGCGCAACGCGATCCTCTACCCGCCGATTCCGATCTCGGGACTGACGGCCGACGTGGACATGCCGGACAATTCGAGCGACGCGGTGAACCCGCTGGTAGCGATCGCCGACTCGGACAAGAAGCGCAACCGCACGACGTGGAACGCCAATGCGGGCTTCACGTGGGAGATCATCGACGACCTGAAGCTGAAGGTCGAGGCGGGTATCGACGACTACCGCCAGCAGGACAACGAGTTCTACGGCATCACGTCGTACTATTCGCGCGAGTCGTCGACGGTGCTCGGCGCCCCGGCGGCCCGCTACGCCAACCAGACACGCCGCCGCACGCGCAATACCAATACGCTGGCCTATAACTTCAAGAACGTGATCGGCAACGACGATCATGCGCTGGACCTGCTGCTGGGCCAGGAGTACATGATCACCGAGAACGAGACCTTCACGGCCATCGCCGACGGTCTGCCGTCGATGTTCACGGCCAAGGATGCCTGGAGCTACATGCGCCTGGCGTCGAACGTCAAGGAGGCCTACAACAATATCTCGCCCGACGATGTGCTCTTCTCGTTCTTCGGGCGCGTGAACTACAGCTACAAGAGCAAGTACCTCTTCTCGGCGACGATGCGTGCCGACGGTTCGTCGAAGTTCGGCAAGAACCAGAAATGGGGCTATTTCCCGTCGGTTGCGGCCTCGTGGCGCATTTCGGGCGAGGAGTGGCTGAAGGATGCCCGCTGGATCGACAACCTGAAGGTGCGTTACAGTTTCGGTACGGCCGGCAACAACAACATTCCGACCTACGCTTCGCGGCCGTCGCAGGAGTTCTCGTCGTCGTCGTCCGCCCACCTGAACATCGGAACGTCGTACCTCGATCCGGGTACGGTGATGGCCAATCCCGACCTGACGTGGGAGACGACCTATTCGCATAACATCGGTCTGGACTTCAGCTTCTTCAACAGCCGTCTGTCGGGTTCGGTGGAGGTCTACCAGAACACGACCGAGGACCTGCTGGTCCGCTTCCCGGTGGGCGGCAGCGGCTATACGTACCAGTTCCGCAACGTGGGTTCGACGCGCAACCGCGGTGTCGAGGTGGCGTTGAGCGCCTCGATCCTGCGCACCGAGAAGTACGGACTGGACTTCAATGCCAACATCGCCTTCAACCAGAATCGCGTCCTCGACCTCGCGGACCTGAATTCGACGGGTTGGGGTGTATCGTCGGGCTGGAACAACCGTATCGCCGATTCGGACTACGTAATCTACAAGGGCGGCTCGGTGGGTGACGTCTACGGCTACACGACCGTGGGCCGCTACGAGGTTGACGACTTCATCTGCGAGACCGACGACAGCGGCAATACGACCTGGACGCTGGTCAACGGCGACGACTCGCAGGAGGTTGCCGAGCTGATCGGTACGGTCCGCCCGGGCTCGCTGCGCCTGGCGACGGATGCCGACGGCAAGCCGGTTTACGGCAAGATCGGCAGCGTGCTTCCGAAATTCACGGGCGGATTCTCGCTTTCGGGCTACGCCTACGGCTTCGACTTCGCGGCGAACTTCACCTACTCCTACGGCAACAAGGTCTACAACGCCAACAAATTGGAGTATTCGGCCTCGCATACCTACACGGGCGCGGGTCAGATCCGCAACCTGCTGGACTTCATGTCGCTGGGGAGCCGCTGGACGAACATCGACTGGGAGACGGGCCAGGTGATCACGGATCCCGTTGCGCTGGCCGAGGTGAACCGGAACACGACGATGTGGTCGCCCTACATGACGGGCAACTTCGTGCACAGCTGGGGACTGGAGGATGCTTCGTTCCTGCGGCTGTCGTCGCTGACGGTGGGCTACACGCTGCCGAAGGAGTTGACCATGAAGATCCGCCTGCAGCGCGTCCGCATCTACGCCACGGGTACGAACCTCTTCTGCTGGACGCCCTATACGGGCTTCGACCCGGAGGTCGACACGCGGCGTTCGACACCCATGACGCCCAACGTCGACTATTCGGCCTATCCGAAGAGCCGTTCGTGGGTGTTCGGCATCAACCTTTCGTTCTAACCGCACCGTCTAAAATTACAGCATGATGAAAAAACTGATTTATATTCTGATTTTTGCGGCCGCAGCACCCGTGATGTTGCTTCCGACGTCGTGCTCGACGCTGGAGGACACGCTGTCGCCGGAATCTCCGTCGTCGTTCGAATCCGCGACGGTCTATTCGAACGTCTCGCTGGCGGACTACGCCGTGGTGGGCATCTACCAGTATTTCACCATCGACCGTTCGTACCGCAACCGCTACAACACCTACTACGGGTTCAATACCGACATCGAGTGGTACAACTCGGCGAACACCGACGCTTCGAAGAGCGACGAGAAGTCGAACCTGGCCGGGTTCAACACCTCAGCCAACTCCTCGAACGAGATCAACCAGTCGGGCGAGCGTCGTCTCTTCTCGATCATCTACCAGGCCATCGAGCAGTGCAACCTGAACATCCAGGGCCTGCGGACCTACGGCAACGTGTCGACGAATCCCGACATGGCACACCTGCTGGGCGAATCGCTGACCATGCGTGCGATGTTCTACTACGATCTGATCAAGGCGTGGGGCGACGTTCCGGCGCGTTTCGAGCCGGTGACGCAGGCGACGATCTACATCCCGAAGGTCGACCGTGACGTGATCTTCGCACAGATCATCGCCGATCTGCAGGAGGCCGCCCCGATGATGTACTGGCCGGGCGAATCGACCTTCACGGCAACGACGGGCCGGGCCAACCGGGCCTTTGCCGACGGGCTGCTGGCGCGGATCTGCCTGGCGGCTGCGGGTTATGCGTGGCGTCCCGACGACGGACAGGTCGGCACGGGCAACTACGGTTCGTACCGCCGCAGCACGCGGGTCGAGTCGGGCGAGTGGGCCAACGACAAACTCTATGAGATCGCGCTGGCGGCGTGCCAGGACGTGATCTCGCAGGAGAACGTGCACGTGATGCTCGAACCCGAGTACGAGCAGTTGTGGCGCGACGTCTGCACGTGGAAGAACGATGCCGTGAACCGCGAGACGATCTTCGCCATGCCGTTCGGCCATACGACGCTGCGCGGGCGCTGGCTCTCGAACAACGCCATCAAGCACAACGCCGTCGACCAGTACTGCCAGTATTCGTCGGGCGGCGGATCGGTGGGTCCCGTGCCGACGATGTACTACGAGTTCGAGGCCAACGACGTGCGCCGCGACCTGACGTGCGTGAACTACGCCTGGTCGGCGGAGTCGAACTCCGTGCAGATTCCTGCGGACTTCAACAAGTGGTATTTCGGAAAATACCGCTACGAATGGACCTCGCAGGTGATCACGAGCACCGACGACGGCATCATGCCGATCGTGCTTCGCTATGCCGACGTGCTGCTGATGGCCGCCGAGTGCTACAACCAGCTGGGCGATCTGAGCAAGGCGAAGGCCGAGTTCCAGAAGGTCCGCATGCGTGCCTATGCCGGGAACGAGGGTGACGTGACGGCCTATATGGCGAAGATCACCGACAAGGATGCGATGTTGAAGGCGATCATGCACGAACGGGCCCTGGAGTTCTGCGGGGAGTACCTGCGCAAGGGCGACCTGATCCGCTGGGGCATTTTCGGCAAGGCGATTCTCGAATCGCGTGCGAAGATGCTTGCGATCCGCGACCACGGGACCTACACTTCGGAGATTACGGGCCGGAAGTACGACTATTCGACGCTGGGAACCTATCTCTACTACCGTTATGTGGGGGACCTGAACAGCGTCGGGAAGCGCGAGACGATCGAGATGTGGGGCCTGAACCCCGGGGAGCAGGATGCTCCGAAGGGCCAGGGCTGGACGCAGCTGTACAAGGACGACGGCTCGGAGCCGCAGGAATATATCACGGACAGCTCGCTCAACGACAACAAGATAGCGACGTTGGACGGCAGTCTGGGTTCGGCGACGGCAAAGAGCGAGGAGGCGATCAACAGCCGGATGTACTGGCCGATCTTCTCGCAGGATCTTTCGGCGAACCCCAGCATCGTGAACGATTTCGGATATTAGTCGAACCTTAAAACAAGCCAATCATGAAAAATAGCTATAAGAAACTGTTCGGCAGTCTGCTGATGCTGTGGGCGCTGAGCCTTTCGGGGTGCCACCAGCCGGATGCGGAGATCGACACGCTGGACTACTCCCGGGCGCTTCAGCCGCTGAATTTTGCGGCTGTTGTGGACCGCGAGACGGGATATGATGTGAATTTCACGTGGACGATAGCCGAGAATACGGACTACCTGCTTTCGGTCCAGGAGGTGGACGAGTCGGGTGTGGCGATCGGTTCGCCGATCGAGGAGGAGATCCTCGCGGCCGATGCCGAAACGCCCTACAAGGTGACGCTGGTACCCGAAAAGATCTATACGGCGACACTGCAGGCCTTCTCGGCCACGAATCCCAACCTGCCGGGATCGCTGCTCGTGGAGGCGGGTCCCGTGGAGACCTACTATGTGATGGAGTCGCTGAACCCGGAACTGCTTACGCGGTCGATGAATTCGATCACGGTGAAGTGGACGAACGACGCGGGCGATGCGACGCAGTTGACGAAGATCGTGGCGGCGCCGCTGGACTCGAAGTCGGGCGCGCAGACGTCGACCGTGGAGGTGACGCCGGAGATTCTTGCGGCCCAGCAGGCCGAGGTCTCGGGTCTGACTCCTTCGACGCAGTACGTGGTGACGCTGTACCAGAGCAAGTCGACGCGCGGCGGGGTAACGGCCTGGACGGCGCCCGATACGAAGGACATGACACTGGTAAAGAACTCCGCAGAACTGATGCAGGCTTTGAACGACGGTGCCGAGAAGATTGCCGTACAGGCCGGTGAGACGTATGTACTCGAATTCAGCGGAACGAATCCGTTGGATAAATGGAAAGGAGATCTGGAACTGGTCGGCGTGCTCGGAGATGACGGTTCGATGCCTGTGATCAAGAACTTCGAACTGAAATGCTGGAGCGGGACCGATGCCACGACCGACGCCACCGGTATCTACCGCTTTGAAAACATCGTGTTCGAGGGTTTAGGGTCCGGCAACGACGGATTTTTGTTCCGGACCGGTGAAGGTGCCGACGCAAAGGTGTCGATCGAATCGGTTTCGGTCCTCAACTGCGAGTTGTACAATTACGTGAGTGGAGTTGTCTTCGTTTCGTCGTCGACCGCGTCGGCGACCATTGGAACGGTTCGTTTGGAGAGTCTCTATATCCACGATTTCCTGAATCAGGGTGGTGATCTGATCGACTTCCGGACCGGTACGATAAATACGCTGACGGTTCGCAACAATACGATCATCGACGCCGGCCGAGCTTTCCTGTTCAGCGACGTCAACGCGACATTCTCGACGATCGAAATCTCCAACAATACCCTGAACCGGGTGGGTCTGACCAATACGCGCAAGGGTATTATCGGCGTGCGGACAGCGGTTCCGACCTTCACGCTGAACAAGAACCTTTTCCTGAACGAGTATTCGACGAGCGAGACCGTGCGTCTGATCCACGAGAACGCCAATGCTCAAATCCCCACCATGTCGGGCAACTATTTCTACAATGTCTGCTACAACTCGACGGGTGACGAGAACTATTCCGGTGCGGACTTCTTCACGACGAAGATCGGCAATAACGCCACGGCCGTGAACCAGTCGCTGTGCCTGAGCGGGGACGGCAAGATCCTGACGTCGGATCCGTGCGTGAAATCCGCGCGCAACAAGATGGAGCTGACCAATTCCGACGTGGCGGCCAATCAGGTGGGCGACCCGCGGTGGTGGACGGTGT from uncultured Alistipes sp. carries:
- a CDS encoding TonB-dependent receptor, which gives rise to MKNFTLKFALTLLLGVGLATAAMAQKIGGVVKDSAGNPVIGASVVVDGTTMGASSGVDGSWSLNVPDASKQTLVISYIGMKTQRIAIGSKTKIDVTLEDESTALDDVVVVGYATVRRRDVVGSVSSVSSEELTQMPVASVAEAMTGRMAGVQITATEGDPDADIKIRVRGGGSITQDNSPLYIVDGFPVESISDIPASDIASIDVLKDAFSTAIYGSRGANGVVIVTTKSGETGRVTVNYNLYVGFKDMANKDKVKGMDVGNFVRYQYELAALQSTSSNNVISKNYEPFFGSFNDIGLYDTMEGNDWIDQVFGRTGEQFSHNLSVSGGGDKFKWTASYARLYDKAIMTGSNYSRDNLNLKANYKPTKRVTFDFSIRYANTDVAGAGANSLNDMGTSTSGRLRNAILYPPIPISGLTADVDMPDNSSDAVNPLVAIADSDKKRNRTTWNANAGFTWEIIDDLKLKVEAGIDDYRQQDNEFYGITSYYSRESSTVLGAPAARYANQTRRRTRNTNTLAYNFKNVIGNDDHALDLLLGQEYMITENETFTAIADGLPSMFTAKDAWSYMRLASNVKEAYNNISPDDVLFSFFGRVNYSYKSKYLFSATMRADGSSKFGKNQKWGYFPSVAASWRISGEEWLKDARWIDNLKVRYSFGTAGNNNIPTYASRPSQEFSSSSSAHLNIGTSYLDPGTVMANPDLTWETTYSHNIGLDFSFFNSRLSGSVEVYQNTTEDLLVRFPVGGSGYTYQFRNVGSTRNRGVEVALSASILRTEKYGLDFNANIAFNQNRVLDLADLNSTGWGVSSGWNNRIADSDYVIYKGGSVGDVYGYTTVGRYEVDDFICETDDSGNTTWTLVNGDDSQEVAELIGTVRPGSLRLATDADGKPVYGKIGSVLPKFTGGFSLSGYAYGFDFAANFTYSYGNKVYNANKLEYSASHTYTGAGQIRNLLDFMSLGSRWTNIDWETGQVITDPVALAEVNRNTTMWSPYMTGNFVHSWGLEDASFLRLSSLTVGYTLPKELTMKIRLQRVRIYATGTNLFCWTPYTGFDPEVDTRRSTPMTPNVDYSAYPKSRSWVFGINLSF
- a CDS encoding RagB/SusD family nutrient uptake outer membrane protein, with translation MKKLIYILIFAAAAPVMLLPTSCSTLEDTLSPESPSSFESATVYSNVSLADYAVVGIYQYFTIDRSYRNRYNTYYGFNTDIEWYNSANTDASKSDEKSNLAGFNTSANSSNEINQSGERRLFSIIYQAIEQCNLNIQGLRTYGNVSTNPDMAHLLGESLTMRAMFYYDLIKAWGDVPARFEPVTQATIYIPKVDRDVIFAQIIADLQEAAPMMYWPGESTFTATTGRANRAFADGLLARICLAAAGYAWRPDDGQVGTGNYGSYRRSTRVESGEWANDKLYEIALAACQDVISQENVHVMLEPEYEQLWRDVCTWKNDAVNRETIFAMPFGHTTLRGRWLSNNAIKHNAVDQYCQYSSGGGSVGPVPTMYYEFEANDVRRDLTCVNYAWSAESNSVQIPADFNKWYFGKYRYEWTSQVITSTDDGIMPIVLRYADVLLMAAECYNQLGDLSKAKAEFQKVRMRAYAGNEGDVTAYMAKITDKDAMLKAIMHERALEFCGEYLRKGDLIRWGIFGKAILESRAKMLAIRDHGTYTSEITGRKYDYSTLGTYLYYRYVGDLNSVGKRETIEMWGLNPGEQDAPKGQGWTQLYKDDGSEPQEYITDSSLNDNKIATLDGSLGSATAKSEEAINSRMYWPIFSQDLSANPSIVNDFGY